One Benincasa hispida cultivar B227 chromosome 5, ASM972705v1, whole genome shotgun sequence genomic window carries:
- the LOC120077701 gene encoding cationic amino acid transporter 6, chloroplastic-like isoform X1: MATAVSSTFLRRYLYSLSQTPHRLRKRMLATWTPDQELNQVRQRSGADMKRKLKWFDLVALGVGGMLGVGVFVTTGPVALHVTGPAVFLSYIIAGISALLSSLCYTEFSVHVSAAGGAFSYLRLTFGEFVGYFAGANIIMEYVLSNAAVARSFTEYLCVAFGESEPNAWRVEVHGLLKGYNMLDFPAVGLILLLTLCLCHSTKESSILNLIMTVFHVIFFGFIIGCGMYKGSAKNLVKPGGLAPFGVKGVLDGAAIVYFSYIGYDSASTLAEEIQNPTKSLPIGIVGSVIITSALYCLMALSLSLMVPYNQISEKAAFSIAFQRLGWKWAGNLIGGGASLGIVASLLVAMLGQARYLCAIGRARLVPFWLAKVHPKTGTPLNATLFLGLCTASIALFTELYIVIEMISIGTLMVFYLVANATIYRRYVMVSKHPPSRILLFLLLLSCSAIGFSLSWKLNQQWWPGLLFFGASTISIIAFFHYKFPSQDTSEAWSVPYMPWPAATSIFLNVFLMTTLRMLSFQRFAIWSCLITLFYVVYGVHSTYKAEEIIMEVNNRVGEVTNNVNSTVQQSKLDIQVL; encoded by the exons ATGGCCACCGCCGTGTCCTCCACCTTCCTTCGCCGCTATCTCTACTCGTTGTCCCAAACGCCTCACCGGCTAAGAAAGCGAATGCTAGCAACATGGACTCCTGATCAAGAACTTAACCAAGTTAGGCAAAGGTCAGGAGCTGACATGAAGAGGAAGCTCAAGTGGTTCGATTTAGTCGCTCTCGGTGTCGGGGGAATGCTCGGCGTTGGCGTCTTTGTCACTACTGGTCCCGTCGCCCTCCACGTCACCGGCCCCGCCGTTTTCTTGTCCTATATTATCGCTGGAATATCCGCTCTCCTTTCGTCTCTATGTTACACTGAGTTCTCCGTCCATGTCTCCGCCGCTGGCGGCGCCTTCAGTTACTTAAGACTCACTTTTG GTGAATTTGTGGGATATTTTGCTGGAGCAAACATTATAATGGAATATGTGTTGTCAAATGCTGCAGTGGCAAGAAGTTTTACAGAATATCTTTGTGTTGCATTTGGAGAAAGTGAACCAAATGCATGGAGAGTGGAAGTTCATGGTTTATTAAAGGGTTATAATATGTTGGATTTCCCTGCTGTGGGTCTCATTCTTCTTCTCACTCTTTGTCTTTGCCAcag TACAAAGGAGAGTTCAATATTAAACCTAATAATGACAGTGTTCCATGTGATATTCTTTGGGTTTATAATTGGTTGTGGGATGTACAAAGGAAGTGCAAAGAATTTAGTAAAGCCTGGTGGATTAGCTCCTTTTGGTGTTAAAGGTGTCTTGGATGGTGCAGCTATTGTTTACTTCAGCTATATAGGCTATGATTCAGCTTCAACACTTGCTGAAGAAATCCAAAACCCTACAAAAAGCCTTCCAATTGGCATAGTGGGTTCTGTTATCATTACTTCAGCTCTCTATTGTCTCATGGCTTTGTCTCTCTCCCTTATGGTCCCATACAATCAG ATATCAGAGAAAGCAGCATTTTCAATAGCCTTTCAAAGGCTTGGTTGGAAGTGGGCAGGCAATTTAATAGGTGGTGGAGCAAGCTTAGGCATTGTGGCTTCTCTTCTTGTTGCTATGTTGGGACAAGCAAGATACCTTTGTGCAATTGGAAGGGCTAGGTTAGTCCCTTTTTGGCtagccaaggtccatcctaaaaCAGGCACACCATTGAATGCCACACTCTTTTTGG GACTTTGTACGGCTTCAATTGCACTCTTTACTGAGCTTTACATAGTGATTGAAATGATTTCAATTGGGACACTCATGGTGTTCTATCTAGTAGCAAATGCAACCATCTATCGTCGATACGTCATGGTAAGCAAACATCCTCCGTCTCGTATTCTCCTCTTTCTTCTCCTCCTTTCGTGTTCGGCCATCGGTTTCTCCCTATCGTGGAAGCTCAACCAACAATGGTGGCCGGGTCTTTTATTCTTCGGTGCATCGACGATCTCCATCATCGCCTTCTTTCATTACAAATTCCCGAGCCAGGATACATCTGAGGCATGGTCGGTGCCCTACATGCCATGGCCGGCTGCGACATCGATATTCCTTAATGTGTTTCTCATGACCACATTGAGGATGTTGTCATTCCAAAGATTTGCAATTTGGTCATGCTTGATAACCTTGTTCTATGTGGTGTATGGTGTTCACTCAACTTACAAAGCTGAGGAGATTATTATGGAGGTGAACAATAGGGTTGGTGAAGTGACCAATAATGTGAATTCAACAGTCCAACAAAGCAAGCTGGATATACAAGTGCTTTGA
- the LOC120077701 gene encoding cationic amino acid transporter 6, chloroplastic-like isoform X2, with the protein MATAVSSTFLRRYLYSLSQTPHRLRKRMLATWTPDQELNQVRQRSGADMKRKLKWFDLVALGVGGMLGVGVFVTTGPVALHVTGPAVFLSYIIAGISALLSSLCYTEFSVHVSAAGGAFSYLRLTFGEFVGYFAGANIIMEYVLSNAAVARSFTEYLCVAFGESEPNAWRVEVHGLLKGYNMLDFPAVGLILLLTLCLCHSAKNLVKPGGLAPFGVKGVLDGAAIVYFSYIGYDSASTLAEEIQNPTKSLPIGIVGSVIITSALYCLMALSLSLMVPYNQISEKAAFSIAFQRLGWKWAGNLIGGGASLGIVASLLVAMLGQARYLCAIGRARLVPFWLAKVHPKTGTPLNATLFLGLCTASIALFTELYIVIEMISIGTLMVFYLVANATIYRRYVMVSKHPPSRILLFLLLLSCSAIGFSLSWKLNQQWWPGLLFFGASTISIIAFFHYKFPSQDTSEAWSVPYMPWPAATSIFLNVFLMTTLRMLSFQRFAIWSCLITLFYVVYGVHSTYKAEEIIMEVNNRVGEVTNNVNSTVQQSKLDIQVL; encoded by the exons ATGGCCACCGCCGTGTCCTCCACCTTCCTTCGCCGCTATCTCTACTCGTTGTCCCAAACGCCTCACCGGCTAAGAAAGCGAATGCTAGCAACATGGACTCCTGATCAAGAACTTAACCAAGTTAGGCAAAGGTCAGGAGCTGACATGAAGAGGAAGCTCAAGTGGTTCGATTTAGTCGCTCTCGGTGTCGGGGGAATGCTCGGCGTTGGCGTCTTTGTCACTACTGGTCCCGTCGCCCTCCACGTCACCGGCCCCGCCGTTTTCTTGTCCTATATTATCGCTGGAATATCCGCTCTCCTTTCGTCTCTATGTTACACTGAGTTCTCCGTCCATGTCTCCGCCGCTGGCGGCGCCTTCAGTTACTTAAGACTCACTTTTG GTGAATTTGTGGGATATTTTGCTGGAGCAAACATTATAATGGAATATGTGTTGTCAAATGCTGCAGTGGCAAGAAGTTTTACAGAATATCTTTGTGTTGCATTTGGAGAAAGTGAACCAAATGCATGGAGAGTGGAAGTTCATGGTTTATTAAAGGGTTATAATATGTTGGATTTCCCTGCTGTGGGTCTCATTCTTCTTCTCACTCTTTGTCTTTGCCAcag TGCAAAGAATTTAGTAAAGCCTGGTGGATTAGCTCCTTTTGGTGTTAAAGGTGTCTTGGATGGTGCAGCTATTGTTTACTTCAGCTATATAGGCTATGATTCAGCTTCAACACTTGCTGAAGAAATCCAAAACCCTACAAAAAGCCTTCCAATTGGCATAGTGGGTTCTGTTATCATTACTTCAGCTCTCTATTGTCTCATGGCTTTGTCTCTCTCCCTTATGGTCCCATACAATCAG ATATCAGAGAAAGCAGCATTTTCAATAGCCTTTCAAAGGCTTGGTTGGAAGTGGGCAGGCAATTTAATAGGTGGTGGAGCAAGCTTAGGCATTGTGGCTTCTCTTCTTGTTGCTATGTTGGGACAAGCAAGATACCTTTGTGCAATTGGAAGGGCTAGGTTAGTCCCTTTTTGGCtagccaaggtccatcctaaaaCAGGCACACCATTGAATGCCACACTCTTTTTGG GACTTTGTACGGCTTCAATTGCACTCTTTACTGAGCTTTACATAGTGATTGAAATGATTTCAATTGGGACACTCATGGTGTTCTATCTAGTAGCAAATGCAACCATCTATCGTCGATACGTCATGGTAAGCAAACATCCTCCGTCTCGTATTCTCCTCTTTCTTCTCCTCCTTTCGTGTTCGGCCATCGGTTTCTCCCTATCGTGGAAGCTCAACCAACAATGGTGGCCGGGTCTTTTATTCTTCGGTGCATCGACGATCTCCATCATCGCCTTCTTTCATTACAAATTCCCGAGCCAGGATACATCTGAGGCATGGTCGGTGCCCTACATGCCATGGCCGGCTGCGACATCGATATTCCTTAATGTGTTTCTCATGACCACATTGAGGATGTTGTCATTCCAAAGATTTGCAATTTGGTCATGCTTGATAACCTTGTTCTATGTGGTGTATGGTGTTCACTCAACTTACAAAGCTGAGGAGATTATTATGGAGGTGAACAATAGGGTTGGTGAAGTGACCAATAATGTGAATTCAACAGTCCAACAAAGCAAGCTGGATATACAAGTGCTTTGA